The Puntigrus tetrazona isolate hp1 chromosome 3, ASM1883169v1, whole genome shotgun sequence nucleotide sequence GGGTACCTTGAGCAGCGTCAATGGAGAACAGTTTTCCAAACTCATTGCCGCAGACACCAATGGATCCATCTCGTCAACGATAAAGGGAACCCTCCAGCGCAAATTTGGGAAGAAAGACAAAGGGACAGTGAGTAGACAAGGGGACAGCAATGTAATTTTTGTCAAACAAGACAGCAGCTCGCAAGAGAAACCTGGTTTTGTTGACGTCTTCAACGAGCAGGACGAAATtgaggaagatgatgatgacgatgccAAGAGAGATTCGGACGAGGAGGGAGCCAATCAGGGCAAGTCTATTTTCGAAAGACCTGGTCTCGGGAAAATGGTTTTCCGCAGGAACTTCTCCATGGAAATGTCCATGGACCCTGAAGACCTCCCCAGCGGCAATACAGAAGACCTAGGGTACCTAATCCGCCAAGAGTTGTTTGAGACCGTGGAAGAAGGTCTGGAGGGATTGGACGAGGACTCAGAGCTTCCTTGGAAGGAAGAGGAGATCGGTctggatgaggaagaggagaccTCACATTTGGATTCCTTCTTGGCGTCGATCGGCCTATTGGACTACGGTCCTGTGTTCACCCGTGAACACCTGGATCTTGACGCCCTCATGCTCTGCTCAGATGACGATCTTAAAAGCATCCGCATCCAACTGGGGCCACGCAAGAAGATCCTAGAAGCGTCGGCTCGCAGAAA carries:
- the anks4b gene encoding ankyrin repeat and SAM domain-containing protein 4B, giving the protein MSRYHKAAIDGYLDLLKEATRKDLNTPDEDGMTPTLWAAYHGHIEALQLICSRGGDPNKSDIWGNTPLHHASSNGHMQIVSFLVNFGANLFALDNDFHTPMDVAASRDHMDCVRFLDTAAAQQTGQNVKRVARLKEQATKDAERRVKQCERVKKRHQSKMDKMYRGGSVSEASSFSGSGTLSSVNGEQFSKLIAADTNGSISSTIKGTLQRKFGKKDKGTVSRQGDSNVIFVKQDSSSQEKPGFVDVFNEQDEIEEDDDDDAKRDSDEEGANQGKSIFERPGLGKMVFRRNFSMEMSMDPEDLPSGNTEDLGYLIRQELFETVEEGLEGLDEDSELPWKEEEIGLDEEEETSHLDSFLASIGLLDYGPVFTREHLDLDALMLCSDDDLKSIRIQLGPRKKILEASARRKAVLEQPGIMKDTFL